A section of the Perognathus longimembris pacificus isolate PPM17 chromosome 7, ASM2315922v1, whole genome shotgun sequence genome encodes:
- the Nbl1 gene encoding neuroblastoma suppressor of tumorigenicity 1, giving the protein MLRVLLGAVLPAVLLAAPPPINKLALFPDKSAWCEAKNITQIVGHSGCEATSIQNRACLGQCFSYSVPNTFPQSTESLVHCDSCMPARSTWEIVTLECPGHEEVPRVEKLVEKILHCSCQACGKEPSHEGLSVYVQGEDGPGAPPGTHPHPHPHPHPGGQTPEPEEPPGAPHTEDEGAED; this is encoded by the exons ATGCTTCGGGTGCTGCTGGGGGCCGTCCTCCCTGCCGTGCTGCTGGCCGCGCCCCCGCCCATCAACAAGCTGGCCCTGTTCCCGGACAAGAGCGCCTGGTGCGAAGCCAAGAACATCACCCAGATCGTGGGCCACAGCGGCTGCGAGGCCACGTCCATCCAgaacag GGCGTGCCTAGGCCAGTGCTTCAGCTACAGCGTCCCCAACACCTTCCCGCAGTCCACAGAGTCACTGGTGCACTGTGACTCCTGCATGCCGGCCCGGTCCACGTGGGAGATT gtgacgCTGGAGTGCCCGGGCCATGAGGAGGTGCCCAGGGTGGAGAAGCTGGTGGAGAAGATTCTGCACTGCAGCTGCCAGGCCTGCGGCAAGGAGCCCAGCCACGAGGGGCTGAGCGTGTACGTGCAGGGCGAGGACGGGCCGGGCGCCCCGCCGGGCACCCACCCTCACCcgcaccctcacccccacccaggGGGGCAGACCCCGGAGCCCGAGGAGCCCCCCGGAGCCCCCCACACCGAGGACGAGGGGGCTGAGGACTGA